A genomic window from Cyprinus carpio isolate SPL01 chromosome A2, ASM1834038v1, whole genome shotgun sequence includes:
- the rabggtb gene encoding geranylgeranyl transferase type-2 subunit beta isoform X1, whose protein sequence is MGTQVKDVVIKPEAPNTLLLDKHADYIAAYGSKKDDYEYTLSEYLRMSGIYWGLTVMDLMGQLSRMNREEIIEFIKSCQHDCGGISASTGHDPHLLYTLSAVQILSLYDSINVIDVDKVVDYVKGLQQEDGSFAGDKWGEIDTRFSFCAVATLALLGKLDVINMDKAVGFVLSCMNFDGGFGCRPGSESHAGQIYCCTGFLSITGQLHQVNADLLGWWLCERQLPSGGLNGRPEKLPDVCYSWWVLASLKIIGRIHWIDKAKLRSFILACQDEETGGFADRPGDMVDPFHTLFGVAGLSLLGDEQIKPVNPVFCMPEDVLQRIGLQPDLLN, encoded by the exons ATG GGGACCCAGGTTAAAGACGTGGTCATTAAACCTGAAGCTCCAAACACGCTCCTCCTAGACAAGCATGCAGACTATATTGCAGCCTATGGCTCCAAGAAGGATGACTAT GAGTACACGCTGTCAGAGTACTTGAGAATGAGTGGCATCTACTGGGGTCTGACAGTGATGGACCTGATGGGTCAGCTGTCTCGAATGAACCGCGAGGAGATCATAGAGTTCATCAAGTCCTGTCAGCATGACTGTGGAGGCATCAGCGCCAGCACTGGCCATGACCCTCATCTCCTCTACACCCTCAGTGCTGTACAG ATCCTGTCCTTGTATGACAGCATTAATGTTATTGATGTGGACAAAGTGGTAGACTATGTTAAAGGACTGCAGCAAGAGGATGGCTCATTCGCAGGAGACAAATGGG GAGAAATAGATACACGGTTTTCCTTTTGTGCGGTTGCAACATTGGCACTACTG GGCAAGTTGGATGTGATCAACATGGACAAGGCCGTTGGGTTTGTGCTTTCCTGTATGAACTTTGATGGTGGGTTTGGTTGCAGGCCTGGTTCAGAGTCCCATGCTGGTCAG ATTTACTGCTGCACAGGTTTCTTGTCGATCACTGGGCAGCTTCATCAAGTAAATGCAGATCTGTTGGGTTGGTGGCTCTGCGAAAGACAGTTACCATCAGGAGGCTTGAATGGAAGGCCAGAGAAG CTGCCTGATGTCTGCTATTCCTGGTGGGTTCTTGCCTCTTTGAAGATCATTGGCAGAATTCACTGGATTGACAAAGCAAAACTGCGCAGTTTTATTCTTGCTTGCCAGGATGAAGAGACTGGCGGCTTCGCTGACAGGCCTGGAGACATG GTGGATCCTTTCCACACTCTGTTTGGTGTGGCTGGTCTGTCTTTGCTGGGAGATGAGCAGATCAAACCAGTGAACCCTGTGTTTTGCATGCCTGAGGATGTGCTTCAGAGGATTGGCCTCCAACCAGACTTGCTGAACTGA
- the LOC109106295 gene encoding E3 ubiquitin-protein ligase HECTD3, which produces MSRDDNPHTLLGRIRFLNKCIECFRKSEPLPESLCYVPKEVCYKICKDSSSGSASASSSTAGNSGGKSVVSVWEGPHQAPHKKLCKCNIEPKKGTCIRTTGQEYCNSHGLWVKISKEQLEEYRAGLDIDEGWILVCKHTEGGDRLVPVESPDTISRQQQLFGYDHKPCSRWEQVVDVENCFHMGVKPKVAEPDEGAVQKLRYVPPTWTFECDEDLVHYFYDQIGKEDENLGSVKQCVTSIDVSSSSEDPSGGASCLTDGDTETFWESDGMQGQHWIRLHMKRGTVVNKLILTVDSTDDNYMPKRVTVYGGEGDNLKKYSDVTIDDNLIGEVCVLEDMTSHLPVIEIRIEECRDEGIDVRIRGLKIKSSCERDLGLNADVFQSPNLVRYPRLEGTLPDVLYHRALVIQRFITLLDSLLPHMVPAWDYSLGTFNQIKSIKQFLLLSKRRSALITQCLKDSETSKPNFMPRLYINRRLAMEHRDNPTLDPTCKNAVFTQVYEGLKPSDKYEKTLDYRWPARYDQWWECKFIAEGIIDQGGGFRDSLADMSEELCPSSSECPMPLPFFTRTSNQGAGEARDFYVPNPSCREFHKFEWIGQLMGAALRGKDFLVLALPGLVWKQLIGEAVSWTKDFPAVDSVLVKLLEAMEHMDKDTFDFKFGQELVYTTPLSDGRLVELIPGGSGVVVRYEDRMEFIRLVQKSRLEESREQIAAIQAGLVKVVPQAVLDLLTWQEVEKKVCGDPEITVEALKRLTRYEDLEQTDVRVQYLWEALMNFTNEDRSRFLRFVTGRSRLPAPIYIFPDKQGSETTDALPQSSTCSSTLYLPKYPSAKVCEEKLRYAAYNCVAIDTDMSPWEE; this is translated from the exons ATGTCTCGGGACGACAACCCTCACACCCTCCTGGGAAGGATACGGTTTTTAAACAAGTGCATTGAATGTTTCCGAAAAAGCGAGCCTCTGCCGGAGTCCCTGTGTTACGTTCCGAAAGAGGTTTGCTACAAAATCTGTAAGGACTCGTCGTCGGGCTCCGCTTCCGCGTCCTCTTCAACAGCTGGCAACTCCGGTGGAAAGAGTGTGGTGTCGGTGTGGGAAGGCCCACATCAGGCTCCACACAAGAAATTATGCAAGTGTAACATCGAGCCTAAAAAAGGGACGTGTATACGGACAACAGGGCAAGAGTACTGCAACAGCCATGGCCTGTGGGTCAAAATAAGCAAG GAGCAGCTGGAGGAGTATCGTGCTGGTCTGGACATAGACGAGGGCTGGATCCTGGTGTGTAAGCACACAGAAGGTGGAGACAGGCTTGTGCCAGTGGAGTCTCCGGACACTATCAGCCGACAACAGCAGCTGTTTGGATATGACCACAAGCCTTGTAGCAG GTGGGAGCAGGTGGTGGATGTGGAAAACTGCTTTCACATGGGTGTCAAGCCCAAGGTGGCAGAGCCGGACGAGGGCGCTGTTCAAAAGCTGAG GTATGTACCTCCTACGTGGACATTTGAATGCGATGAGGACCTTGTACACTACTTCTATGACCAAATTGGGAAAGAAGATGAAAACCTTGGCAGTGTTAAGCAATGCGTGACCAGCATTGATGTGTCTTCTAGTTCG GAGGACCCCAGTGGTGGTGCAAGCTGCCTGACAGATGGAGACACCGAGACGTTCTGGGAGAGCGACGGCATGCAGGGACAGCACTGGATCCGGCTGCACATGAAGAGAGGCACTGTGGTCAA CAAACTGATATTAACAGTGGACTCAACAGATGACAACTACATGCCCAAAAGAGTGACTGTTTATGGTGGAGAGGGAGACAATCTCAAGAAATACAGTGATGTAACAATAGATGA CAACTTAATTGGAGAGGTTTGTGTTCTGGAGGACATGACATCACATTTGCCTGTTATAGAGATCAGAATCGAGGAATGCCGAG ATGAGGGAATCGATGTACGGATCCGGGGTCTAAAGATCAAATCATCCTGCGAGCGTGACTTGGGCCTGAATGCAGACGTGTTCCAGTCTCCCAACCTAGTGCGCTACCCGAGGTTGGAGGGCACACTGCCTGATGTCCTCTATCACCGTGCACTGGTCATTCAGAg gttcATCACACTCCTGGACAGTCTGTTGCCTCATATGGTGCCTGCATGGGACTACAGCCTTGGGACATTCAACCAGATCAAA AGCATAAAGCAGTTCCTGCTGTTGTCGAAGCGTCGCTCTGCCCTCATCACCCAGTGCCTGAAAGACTCTGAGACCAGTAAGCCTAACTTCATGCCCCGCCTTTACATCAACCGTCGCCTTGCCATGGAGCACCGTGACAATCCCACTCTGGACCCCACATGTAAAAATGCTGTCTTCACTCAG GTGTATGAGGGTCTGAAGCCGTCTGACAAGTATGAAAAGACTCTGGACTACAG GTGGCCAGCACGATATGACCAGTGGTGGGAGTGTAAATTCATTGCAGAAGGCATCATCGATCAAG GTGGTGGTTTTCGAGACAGCCTGGCAGACATGTCTGAAGAACTGTGTCCCAGCTCATCAGAGTGCCCCATGCCACTTCCATTCTTCACGAGAACTTCTAACCAG GGGGCTGGAGAGGCCAGAGACTTCTATGTGCCAAATCCTTCATGCCGAGAATTCCACAAGTTTGAGTGGATTGGGCAACTAATGGGCGCAGCTCTGCGTGGAAAAGACTTTCTG GTTCTGGCTTTGCCAGGGCTGGTGTGGAAGCAGCTGATTGGAGAAGCGGTCAGCTGGACTAAAGACTTTCCTGCAGTAGATTCGGTGCTG GTGAAGTTGTTGGAGGCTATGGAGCATATGGACAAGGATACATTTGATTTTAAGTTCGGCCAGGAGCTAGTGTACACCACACCCCTGAGTGACGGCCGGCTGGTGGAGCTGATTCCAGGAGGCAGTGGTGTAGTGGTCCGATATGAAGACCGCATGGAGTTCATCCGCCTGGTACAGAAGTCCAGACTAGAAGAGAGCAGAGAACAG ATTGCTGCCATACAGGCAGGACTGGTGAAAGTGGTGCCGCAAGCTGTGCTTGATCTCCTGACATGGCAGGAAGTGGAGAAGAAAGTGTGTGGAGACCCAGAGATCACAGTGGAGGCCCTTAAACGCCTCA CTCGATATGAAGACTTAGAACAAACAGATGTCAGAGTGCAGTACTTATGGGAAGCCCTGATGAACTTTACCAATG AGGATCGCAGCAGGTTTTTGAGGTTTGTGACCGGCAGAAGTCGTCTTCCTGCTCCAATTTACATCTTCCCAGACAAACAAGG ATCCGAAACCACAGATGCACTTCCTCAATCGTCCACTTGTTCCAGCACCCTTTATCTACCCAAATACCCAAG TGCTAAAGTTTGTGAAGAGAAGCTTCGCTATGCTGCATATAACTGTGTGGCCATCGATACAGACATGAGCCCTTGGGAGGAGTGA
- the LOC109101178 gene encoding medium-chain specific acyl-CoA dehydrogenase, mitochondrial-like, translating into MIFNKVLRAGVQAGRRFQSTGPQAGVRAAIAASREAHGGFSFELTDQQKEFQEVARKFAREEIVPAAPSYDRSGEYPFPLIKRAWELGLMNGHIPEDCGGMGLGIFDACLITEELAFGCTGVQTAIEANSLGQMPVIIAGNDAQKKKYLGRMTEEPLMCAYCVTEPGAGSDVAGIKTRAVKKGDEYVVNGQKMWITNGGKANWYFLLARTDPDPKCPASKAFTGFIVEADTPGVQPGRKELNMGQRSSDTRGITFEDVKIPKENVLIGEGAGFKIAMGAFDKTRPPVAAGATGLAQRALEEATKYALERKTFGKFIAEHQAVSFLLAEMAMKVELARMAYQRAAWEVDQGRRNTYYASIAKAFAGDIANQCAADAVQIFGGNGFNSEYPVEKLMRDAKIYQIYEGTAQIQRLIISREHLGKFKQ; encoded by the exons ATGATTTTTAATAAG GTTTTGAGGGCAGGTGTTCAGGCTGGACGCAGGTTTCAGAGTACTGGCCCTCAAGCAGGCGTCAGAGCAGCTATTGCTGCCTCGAGAGAAGCTCATGGAGGCTTCAGCTTTG AACTAACTGACCAGCAGAAAGAGTTCCAGGAGGTGGCAAGAAAGTTTGCACGGGAGGAGATCGTCCCAGCTGCCCCGTCATATGACAGAAGTGGTGAA TATCCATTTCCTCTCATTAAGAGAGCATGGGAGTTGGGTCTAATGAATGGACATATTCCAGAGGACTGCG GTGGAATGGGTCTGGGCATATTTGATGCCTGTCTCATCACAGAGGAACTGGCCTTTGGCTGCACTGGAGTACAGACAGCCATCGAGGCAAACTCTCTGGGA CAAATGCCTGTCATTATTGCTGGTAATGATGCCCAGAAGAAGAAATATTTGGGCAGAATGACGGAAGAACCACTAATGTGT GCGTACTGTGTGACCGAGCCGGGAGCAGGCTCTGATGTGGCTGGGATAAAGACCCGGGCTGTTAAGAAAGGTGACGAGTATGTGGTCAATGGTCAGAAAATGTGGATCACCAATGGAGGAAAAGCAAACTG GTACTTCCTGCTGGCCCGCACAGATCCAGATCCCAAATGCCCTGCTAGTAAGGCTTTCACAGGCTTTATTGTTGAAGCTGACACCCCAGGAGTCCAGCCAGGCAGAAAG GAACTGAACATGGGCCAGAGATCCTCAGACACCAGGGGCATCACATTTGAGGATGTAAAAATCCCGAAGGAGAATGTATTGATTGGAGAAGGAGCTGGCTTCAAGATTGCCATGGGTGCATTTGACAAGACCAGACCACCA GTGGCTGCAGGTGCCACAGGACTTGCACAGAGAGCACTGGAAGAGGCCACGAAGTATGCTTTGGAGAGAAAGACTTTTGGCAAATTTATTGCTGAG CACCAGGCAGTTTCATTCCTTCTGGCTGAAATGGCCATGAAAGTGGAGCTTGCCAGGATGGCCTATCAGAGAGCAGCATGGGAAGTGGATCAGGGCCGCAGGAACACCTACTATGCCTCGATTGCCAAGGCCTTTGCTGGAGACATTGCAAACCAGTGTGCCGCTGATGCTGTCCAGATCTTTGGTGGGAATGGTTTCAATAGTGAATATCCTGTGGAGAAGCTAATGAGAGACGCTAAGATTTACCAG ATTTATGAAGGGACCGCGCAAATCCAAAGGCTCATCATCTCAAGAGAACACCTTGGGAAATTCAAACAGTGA
- the LOC109106306 gene encoding 40S ribosomal protein S8, which yields MGISRDNWHKRRKTGGKRKPVHKKRKYELGRPPANTKIGPRRIHTVRVRGGNKKYRALRLDVGNFSWGSECCTRKTRIIDVVYNASNNELVRTKTLVKNCIVLVDSTPYRQWYESHYALPLGRKKGAKLTPEEEEILNKKRSKKVQKKFDERRKKSKISPLLEEQFLQGKLLACIASRPGQCGRADGYVLEGKELEFYLRKIKAKKGK from the exons ATGG GTATCTCAAGGGACAACTGGCACAAACGCCGCAAGACTGGTGGCAAACGCAAGCCCGTCCACAAGAAAAGGAAATATGAGCTCGGGCGTCCTCCTGCAAACACCAAG ATTGGACCTCGCCGCATCCACACAGTAAGAGTCCGTGGTGGAAACAAGAAATACCGCGCTTTGAGGCTCGATGTGGGCAACTTCTCATGGGGCTCAGAAT GCTGTACCCGCAAGACCAGGATCATTGATGTTGTCTACAACGCCTCTAACAATGAGCTGGTGAGAACCAAGACCCTGGTGAAGAACTGCATTGTGCTTGTGGATAGCACTCCTTACAGACAGTGGTATGAGTCTCACTACGCTCTTCCACTTGGCAGGAAGAAGGGTGCCAAGCTG ACCCCTGAGGAAGAGGAAATCCTAAACAAGAAGAGGTCGAAAAAGGTCCAAAAGAAGTTTGACGAGCGCAGAAAGAAGAGCAAGATCAGTCCTCTGTTGGAGGAGCAGTTCCTGCAGGGGAAGCTTCTTG CCTGCATTGCCTCGAGACCAGGACAGTGTGGCAGGGCTGATGGCTACGTCCTTGAAGGCAAAGAACTGGAGTTCTACCTGAGGAAGATCAAAGCCAAGAAAGGCAAATAA
- the rabggtb gene encoding geranylgeranyl transferase type-2 subunit beta isoform X2 yields MSGIYWGLTVMDLMGQLSRMNREEIIEFIKSCQHDCGGISASTGHDPHLLYTLSAVQILSLYDSINVIDVDKVVDYVKGLQQEDGSFAGDKWGEIDTRFSFCAVATLALLGKLDVINMDKAVGFVLSCMNFDGGFGCRPGSESHAGQIYCCTGFLSITGQLHQVNADLLGWWLCERQLPSGGLNGRPEKLPDVCYSWWVLASLKIIGRIHWIDKAKLRSFILACQDEETGGFADRPGDMVDPFHTLFGVAGLSLLGDEQIKPVNPVFCMPEDVLQRIGLQPDLLN; encoded by the exons ATGAGTGGCATCTACTGGGGTCTGACAGTGATGGACCTGATGGGTCAGCTGTCTCGAATGAACCGCGAGGAGATCATAGAGTTCATCAAGTCCTGTCAGCATGACTGTGGAGGCATCAGCGCCAGCACTGGCCATGACCCTCATCTCCTCTACACCCTCAGTGCTGTACAG ATCCTGTCCTTGTATGACAGCATTAATGTTATTGATGTGGACAAAGTGGTAGACTATGTTAAAGGACTGCAGCAAGAGGATGGCTCATTCGCAGGAGACAAATGGG GAGAAATAGATACACGGTTTTCCTTTTGTGCGGTTGCAACATTGGCACTACTG GGCAAGTTGGATGTGATCAACATGGACAAGGCCGTTGGGTTTGTGCTTTCCTGTATGAACTTTGATGGTGGGTTTGGTTGCAGGCCTGGTTCAGAGTCCCATGCTGGTCAG ATTTACTGCTGCACAGGTTTCTTGTCGATCACTGGGCAGCTTCATCAAGTAAATGCAGATCTGTTGGGTTGGTGGCTCTGCGAAAGACAGTTACCATCAGGAGGCTTGAATGGAAGGCCAGAGAAG CTGCCTGATGTCTGCTATTCCTGGTGGGTTCTTGCCTCTTTGAAGATCATTGGCAGAATTCACTGGATTGACAAAGCAAAACTGCGCAGTTTTATTCTTGCTTGCCAGGATGAAGAGACTGGCGGCTTCGCTGACAGGCCTGGAGACATG GTGGATCCTTTCCACACTCTGTTTGGTGTGGCTGGTCTGTCTTTGCTGGGAGATGAGCAGATCAAACCAGTGAACCCTGTGTTTTGCATGCCTGAGGATGTGCTTCAGAGGATTGGCCTCCAACCAGACTTGCTGAACTGA